Proteins co-encoded in one Alcanivorax sp. genomic window:
- a CDS encoding TetR/AcrR family transcriptional regulator → MARKPKQQRSKATVDAIVQATMMAIADHGPAAITARQIAETAGIGVGSLYEYFEDKDAIIHAASVRFVEDTVGMIKPLVPELVKMDIRSAIKLLLFRFREFLEENNQLYLKCARHAFTMDMVVYQEPVNRALMDFFTQYLMHHPELLKLPNIPTVAYFYINGGVFTVVRHLCEDEPMQTFEELAEVFGDVLASYTERKLETL, encoded by the coding sequence ATGGCCAGAAAACCCAAACAACAACGCTCCAAAGCCACCGTGGACGCCATCGTTCAGGCCACCATGATGGCCATTGCCGATCACGGTCCCGCCGCGATTACCGCCCGGCAAATCGCCGAAACCGCAGGGATTGGCGTGGGCTCCCTGTATGAATACTTCGAGGACAAGGACGCCATCATTCATGCTGCCAGCGTCCGTTTCGTGGAAGACACCGTTGGGATGATCAAACCGCTGGTCCCGGAACTGGTCAAAATGGACATCCGCAGCGCCATCAAGCTGTTGCTGTTCAGATTTCGGGAGTTTCTGGAGGAGAATAACCAGCTCTATCTGAAATGCGCCCGCCACGCTTTCACCATGGATATGGTGGTTTATCAGGAGCCAGTAAACCGGGCACTGATGGATTTCTTCACCCAGTATCTGATGCACCACCCGGAGCTGCTGAAGCTGCCCAATATCCCCACCGTGGCGTATTTCTATATCAATGGCGGGGTCTTCACTGTGGTCCGCCACCTGTGCGAAGACGAACCCATGCAGACCTTCGAAGAGCTGGCAGAGGTGTTCGGTGATGTGCTGGCCAGCTATACGGAACGAAAGCTGGAGACGCTGTAG